Below is a genomic region from Prunus persica cultivar Lovell chromosome G3, Prunus_persica_NCBIv2, whole genome shotgun sequence.
tgatttgtatttgaatggtTTGGTAGTTGGATAGGAATTATCgaaaggccgaaggccatttgtgtgaattgcatgaaattatattgtgtatgctgccagttgggaatattaaatgcgtttttatgcaggttgaaattttgggaaatgtccaatttataggggagactctgccgaaatttcggcaggaagtctcggtttttagtaagtgggcctggcatcggggtgatatcaagaattccaaagggttcgtctcgagttttgagaaaattcggggcgggtccttaaagAACCATTGCTGCCCAATCCTTTCTCAATATCTGGAATAGGAAAAATAGGACTCTCATAGGCTTTTCGAAAGAAGTCGGTTTTGTAGTAACACTCCACGTAATCATAAACTGAATCTCTCTTTCCTAGGATTGCAGCCACCGCATGTGTGCAAGGAAAACCGTCAATTTGCCAAAGACGGCAAGAACAAGTCCTTTGCTCGAGATCAACCATCACAGAATAATCAGCAAATACTTCAAAAATAGTGCAATTAGAACGACGAACTGCCCAAGTCCTACCGGCCTCCGCATTTTCACAGAGTCTAGTCTCCATCTCCGGACACAAAACTGTTGTCCACTTCTCCGCTTCAATTCGTCGTTGAGAATTCAATACCATCAATTTCTGTCGAATCCCTTCTATCAAAGGTAGCACCGGCAAATCTCGAAACACACCAACCCAATTATTAAAGGACTCCGCTAAACTGTTTGCCATCTCCCCATAACGCATTCCTTTGAAAAATGCGTTGGCATAGTGATCTCTAGACAAATCAGTTATAAATGTCTTCACTTTCGAACTCCCAACAATCACCAACTCCTCCATTGCTACCTTAAACTCTTCCTCCGTAACAGCATATGCGCATCtactaaataaatttataacacGGTCTTGGAGCAGTTTCCCATAACCTGACTTCGGGTACTTTGATATCAAATTCTGTTTGAGGTGATAATAACAGTAAGAATGAGGCCATCCGGGAAACACAAACCCCATTGCATTTAACAAACCTTGATTGCGGTCCGAGAAAAAGGTCACCACTCTCCCCATCGGTAGCAATATAGAAgccaaatgttgaagaaaccaAGTCCAATTCTCCGCTGTCTCAGAATCAACAACTCCAAAAGCTAGAGGATAAaaccctgcaaaacaaaaccaaaagcacaagtataagcaaaaaagggaaactgcaatgcagtttctgctaaaattgcaacaaatgaaaatctgCAATACATTACAGTAACCATACCTTGATTTCCATTCTTTCCCGAAGCACAGAGAAGCTGCCCCTTGTACTTGCTCTTCAAAAACGTAGCATCAATGAACAACAAGGGTATGCAATATTGAAATCCAGCAATGCAACCGccaaaagacacaaaaaaccgtcgAAAGCGATTAATTCCAGCTTCACAATCAAGAGTGCAGAGAGAACCAGTGTTAGTTTCCTTTACGGCGTCCGCATACCACACTAACTCGTTGAAGGACTTCGACTCATCACCGTGAACGTCCAATTTAGCTAACTCTTTGCCAAACCATGCGTGGTAGTACGAAATGTCTATACCATAATAATCTTTGAACTCGTGTATAATCTCAACTGGCTTCAGCTCTGGTTTTGCACGAATTCTGTCCACAATGAGGGAGGACACCACACGAGACCTCATCATCTTACTCTTTGATTCCCGTATCCGACCCGCACATGTATGAACATTATTTAACGTccgaattacaaaactgccagtAGCTTCACAACGAGAAGCATAAACACGCCAGCTGCAACCCTCCAATTTCTTATTCGAACAAACAGTAACCACCCGCTTCTTGTCATTGCCggcatataaaaaattaaatcctaCTTCAAGAGCGTACTTGCACAATTTCAACCGGAACTCCTCTGCACCACCGTCAAACTTCTGCCCCACATGATGTATGTATGTCTCCCACTCATTCGACAACAAAGGCTTAGCACTTGCTCTCTTCGACCTGCCCAAAAACTTGTTTCTGTCTTCGACAGTACTAGAACACGACGACTCGCCCTTTTCACATGCTATCAACTCCttatttacacaaaaatcACCACTATATTCACTGCTCCCGCATAAATCCTTCACTAAAATATCAACAGTCTTCTCATTtgatatcaacaaaaatgtccTCATCAAGTCCAAATCGCTATCCGTTTCTAGAAAACAACTCGGATAACTGGGCACCGAATACCGTAATGTGAAACAACCCAACtgcaaacccctaaacctcagacacaaagtcttcaaaatatcaaccatgGATGACTCtgatgaaactgaaaacatgATGGTTTCCGACTTATATGTGCACTTGGCAATGACACACCCCTCCATTagccttgaaaatgcaaacaaaacaacaaacaaaaacagaaaacaattaaaatcactaaataatgtacatgagcagttgtaacattccaatagaaatccaaatattagtatgaaatcgaattatgaaacaagaaactgcactgcagtttatagtcaaaaactgaaataacAGAAACAACATTGCACTTTATGTGATAACATACCCTTAAATTTgaatagaaaccaaaagaaaaccatgttcaaagtactaaaacttagataaaaacacatttaactccatgagcagttgtaacattGCCTTTATGAAAccaaaaactgcaatgcagtttctgccaaCACTCCAACAAACAGATGCAGTTTATAACAGAGGAGGCAAAACAAATCgaatagaaaccaaaaggaaaccacgttaaaagtactaaaactaatatcaaaacacatttaactccatgagcagttgtaacattgcctttatgaaaccagaaactgcaatgcagtttctgccaaCACTCCAACAAACAGATGCAGTTTATAACAAAGGAGGCAAAACAAATCgaatagaaaccaaaaggaaaccacgttaaaagtactaaaactaatatcaaaacacatttaactccatgagcagttgtaacattgtctttatgaaaccagaaactgcaatgcagtttcggCCAACACTCCAACAAACAGATGCAGTTTATAACAGAGGAGGCAAAACAAATGGAGCCGCAAAACTGAGCCACAAGATCACTCCACAAAATCGAGCCACAAAACTGAGCtcgaaaaacccaaaactgaTAGATTCGGCATGATAATCGAACGAAAGATTATCCAATtagaaggaaacaaacaaactgcaC
It encodes:
- the LOC109947986 gene encoding uncharacterized protein LOC109947986; the encoded protein is MEGCVIAKCTYKSETIMFSVSSESSMVDILKTLCLRFRGLQLGCFTLRYSVPSYPSCFLETDSDLDLMRTFLLISNEKTVDILVKDLCGSSEYSGDFCVNKELIACEKGESSCSSTVEDRNKFLGRSKRASAKPLLSNEWETYIHHVGQKFDGGAEEFRLKLCKYALEVGFNFLYAGNDKKRVVTVCSNKKLEGCSWRVYASRCEATGSFVIRTLNNVHTCAGRIRESKSKMMRSRVVSSLIVDRIRAKPELKPVEIIHEFKDYYGIDISYYHAWFGKELAKLDVHGDESKSFNELVWYADAVKETNTGSLCTLDCEAGINRFRRFFVSFGGCIAGFQYCIPLLFIDATFLKSKYKGQLLCASGKNGNQGFYPLAFGVVDSETAENWTWFLQHLASILLPMGRVVTFFSDRNQGLLNAMGFVFPGWPHSYCYYHLKQNLISKYPKSGYGKLLQDRVINLFSRCAYAVTEEEFKVAMEELVIVGSSKVKTFITDLSRDHYANAFFKGMRYGEMANSLAESFNNWVGVFRDLPVLPLIEGIRQKLMVLNSQRRIEAEKWTTVLCPEMETRLCENAEAGRTWAVRRSNCTIFEVFADYSVMVDLEQRTCSCRLWQIDGFPCTHAVAAILGKRDSVYDYVECYYKTDFFRKAYESPIFPIPDIEKGLGSNGSAAGVVLSPITKRPAGRPPTKRIKVFGEFKRPLKCSRCSVAGHNRKTCKAII